From one Bos indicus x Bos taurus breed Angus x Brahman F1 hybrid chromosome 7, Bos_hybrid_MaternalHap_v2.0, whole genome shotgun sequence genomic stretch:
- the BEST2 gene encoding bestrophin-2 produces the protein MTVTYTARVAKARFGGFSKLLLLWRGSIYKLLWRELLCFLGLFMALSAAYRFVLTEEQKRYFEKLVLYCDRYASLIPVSFVLGFYVTLVVHRWWNQYLSMPLTDALMCVVVGTVHGHDERGRLYRRTLMRYAGLSGVLILRSVSTAVFKRFPTIDHVVEAGFMTREERKKFENLNSSYNKYWVPCVWFCNLAAQARREGRIRDNGAFKLLLEELNVFRSKCGMLFHYDWISVPLVYTQVVTIAVYSYFLACLIGRQFLDPAQGYKDHDLDLCVPIFTLLQFFFYAGWLKVAEQLINPFGEDDDDFETNFLIDRCFQVSMLAVDEMYDDLAMLEKDLYWDAAEARAPYTAATAFLMQQPSFQGSTFDITLAKEDMQFQRQDGLEAPLNEAHGDFLQRLLPVGTGMGTGGLLGRRVPLLRRKNSHVSEESMAASCACAGAPDGAVPECGCEGPLVDLGQPEPESEPITGPESPALVPAPRAPAEPLTVVPLSGTRGPAPPWLPSPIGEEEESLA, from the exons ATGACCGTCACGTACACGGCGCGCGTGGCGAAGGCGCGCTTCGGCGGCTTCtcgaagctgctgctgctgtggcgcGGGAGCATCTATAAACTTCTGTGGCGCGAGCTGCTCTGTTTCCTCGGACTCTTCATGGCGCTGAGTGCCGCCTATCG CTTCGTACTGACCGAAGAGCAGAAACGCTACTTCGAGAAGCTCGTCCTTTACTGCGACCGGTACGCCAGTCTCATCCCGGTCTCCTTCGTGCTGG GCTTCTACGTGACGCTGGTAGTGCACCGTTGGTGGAACCAGTACCTATCCATGCCCCTGACCGACGCGCTCATGTGTGTCGTGGTCGGCACAGTGCACGGACACGATGAGCGCGGCCGCCTCTACCGACGCACGCTCATGCGCTACGCAGGGCTCTCCGGGGTGCTTATCCTGCGCTCGGTCAGCACCGCGGTCTTCAAGCGCTTCCCCACCATAGATCATGTGGTGGAAGCAG GGTTTATGACCCGCGAGGAGCGCAAGAAGTTCGAGAACCTAAACTCATCCTACAACAAGTACTGGGTGCCTTGCGTCTGGTTCTGCAACCTGGCGGCGCAGGCTCGGCGCGAGGGCCGCATCCGCGACAACGGCGCCTTTAAGCTGCTACTAGAG GAGCTGAATGTGTTTCGGAGCAAATGTGGGATGCTCTTTCACTATGACTGGATTAGCGTGCCCCTTGTCTACACCCAG GTGGTGACCATTGCTGTGTACAGCTACTTCCTGGCTTGCCTCATTGGCCGCCAGTTCCTGGACCCAGCACAGGGCTACAAAGACCATGACCTGGACCTGTGCGTGCCAATCTTCACCCTGCTGCAGTTCTTCTTCTATGCTGGTTGGCTCAAG GTAGCTGAGCAGCTCATCAACCCCTTTGGAGAGGACGACGATGACTTTGAGACCAACTTTTTGATCGACCGATGCTTCCAG GTGTCAATGCTGGCTGTGGACGAGATGTATGATGACCTGGCCATGCTGGAGAAGGACCTGTACTGGGACGCGGCTGAGGCTCGAGCTCCCTACACCGCAGCCACTGCCTTCCTGATGCAGCAGCCCTCCTTCCAGGGCTCTACCTTCGACATCAC GCTGGCCAAGGAGGACATGCAGTTCCAGCGTCAGGACGGCTTGGAGGCGCCGCTGAATGAAGCACACGGCGACTTCCTGCAGCGCCTCCTGCCAGTGGGCACGGGCATGGGCACAGGTGGCCTGCTGGGCCGGCGCGTGCCCTTGCTGCGCCGCAAGAACAGCCACGTGTCGGAGGAATCCATGGCTGCTAGCTGCGCGTGCGCAGGCGCTCCCGACGGCGCGGTCCCGGAGTGTGGCTGCGAAGGCCCGCTGGTCGACTTAGGCCAGCCGGAGCCGGAGTCTGAGCCCATCACCGGCCCCGAGTCGCCTGCCCTCGTCCCCGCTCCCAGGGCGCCCGCTGAGCCCTTAACCGTGGTGCCGTTGTCTGGGACCCGGGGGCCGGCTCCGCCCTGGCTGCCCAGCCCCATTGGCGAGGAGGAGGAGAGTCTAGCCTGA